The Thermoflexus hugenholtzii JAD2 genomic interval TCTTCTGGGAGACCATCGCCGCCTTCGCCGCCGCCCACCCCGGCGAGCCCCCCCGGGAGATCCGGGTGGTGATCCTGGACGAGGCCACGCTGCGTCCCTTCGAGGCCGCCTTCCACGCCCGGTTCGGGGGACAGGCGGCCGCTTCCCCGGCCTAACCGGCGAGCAGCCGGACCAGCAGGGCTTTCTGGGCGTGGAGGCGGTTCTCCGCCTGATCGAAGATCACCGAGTGCGGGCCATCGGCCACCTCATCGGTGATCTCCTCGCCCCGATGGGCCGGCAGGCAATGCATCACGATGACATCGGGCCGCGCCCTCGCCACCAGGGACGCGTTGACCTGATAGGGCGGGAACACCTGACGTCGGACCTCCGCCTCGGCCTCCTGGCCCATGCTGGCCCATACGTCCGTGTAGATGATGTCCGCCTCCCGCACCGCCTCCGCCGGATCGTGGGTGAAGAGCAGACGGCTCCCGCTGCGGGCGGCGAAAGCCCTCCCCCGTTCGATGACGGCCTCCTTCAGCATATAGCCCGGAGGCGTGGCGATGGCGAAGTCCATCCCCAGCATGGCGCAGATGTAAAGCAGGGCGGTCGCCACGTTGTTGCCGTCGCCGACGAAAGCCAGCTTCAACCCCCGCAGGCGTCCCTTCTTCTCGTAAACCGTGAGCATGTCCCCCAGGGCCTGACACGGATGCTCGTCGTCGGAGAGGCCATTGATGACAGGGACCGTGGCGTAGCGGGCCATCTCCTCCAGGATAGAGTGGGCGAAGACCCGCGCCATAATGGCGTCCACGTAGCGGCTGAGCACCCGGGTCACGTCGGCCACGCTCTCCCGCTGGCCCAGGCCGACTTCCTGAGGGGAAAGGTAGATGGCGTCCCCTCCCAGATGGCGCATGGCCATCTCAAAGGAGACGCGGGTGCGCAGCGAGGGCTTCTGGAAGATCATCCCCAGGGTCTTGCCGGCGAGGGGCGTGGGGCGGACCCCCGCTTTCCACTCCGCCTTCATCCGCGCGGCGTCCAGGATCAGCGCCTCGATCTCCTCCGGCGCCCAATCCACCAGCGAGATGAAATGCCGCAGCGAGCCCATCGTTCCCTTCCCTCCGGATTCGATGTGTGGATTTCACGCCCCGACAGGGGCGCGGGATCGATCCGCCGAATCCTCCGTCCGCCTCTCGAGGTAGCGCGCCAGCCCACGCAGCAGGATCTCCCCTTCCAGATTGCTCCCGGAGAGGACGACCGCCACCCGCTGTCCGGCCCAGCGCGGCCCCGTCTCCCACAGGGCCGCGATGCCGACGGCGCCGGATCCCTCCACAATGAGGTGGGCCTCGGCCGCCAGCCACCCGATGGCCTCGAGGAGGGTCTCTTCCCGCACCACTAAGACTTCGTGGATCGCCCCCTCAAGCGCCAGCTGGTAGGCCCAGGCGCCTACCCCGCCGGCCAGGCCGTCCGCCAGGGTGGGGCCGGCCGGATCGTCCTCGTAGAGCCGTCCGTCCCGCAATGAGGCGGCCAGGGCCGGGGAGGCCTCCGTCTGCACGCCGATGATCCGGGTCCGGGGGGCGAGGGCCTGATAAGCCCGGGCGATCCCGCTGATCAAACCACCCCCGCCCACCGGCACCAAGACGGCGTCAAGGTCCGGAAGCGCCTCCATGAGCTCCAGGGCGATGGTCCCCTGACCGGCCACCACCCATGGATCCTCATAGGCGTGGAGGTAACAGGCTCCTTGATGCTGGGCGAAGGCGACGGCGGCGGCGTGGGCCTCGGCGTAGGTCCGGCCTGCCCGCTCCAGACGGACGCCGAAGGCCTCTAGGGCGCGGACCTTGTTGGGGGCGGCGGTCTCCGGGACGAAGACGGTGACCGGGATCCCGCTTAGGAGCCGGGCGGCGAAGGCCACCGCCAGCCCGTGGTTGCCCGCCGAGGCGGTCACCACCCCACACGCCCGCTCCTCCGGTCGGAGCCGGCTCATCCGGGCCAGGGCTCCCCGCACCTTGAAGGAGCCGGTGGGCTGCCAGGCCTCCAGCTTGAACCAGACCTCCGCCCCCAGCTGCCGGTTCAGGTGGGGAAAGGTCCGCACCGGCGTGGGCGGGAGGATCGCCCGCAGGATGCGATGAGCTTCCCGGATCATCGACAGATCCGGCGGGCTGTCCGTCGGCCGCTCGGAGAATCCCATGGCTCCCTCAGCGAAACTGCGCCCGGACGCGACGGATGAGCTCCTCGGTGGGGCCCCGGAGGATCCGGGTGCGGGTGCCGTTCCACTCCAGCCACAACACGTCCGTTCCGGCCCAGAGGGCCTGTCCGGGGCTTTCCCGAACCGGGCCGCGCCCGTAACGGGCTGTGGCGTAATCCCGATAGGCCTCCACGAACTCCCGGGCTTCGTCCTCGCTGTCCCAGACCACCTCCAAAACCAAGAAATCCTGGCCGGCGGCCTCGTTCCAGTAGACCGCGTAGCGGTCCCCGCCCCAGCCGGCTGCCGCCTCCTCCGCCCGGGAGCGATCCAGGCGTTCCTCCAGAACCACCCGCAGGTAGAACTCCCCCAGGACGTTCTCGTCGATCATCTGCCAGCCGCTTCCCAGGGTGTCGGTGAGGGGAGGGAGCGTCACCCGAATCGGGG includes:
- a CDS encoding threonine ammonia-lyase, which translates into the protein MGFSERPTDSPPDLSMIREAHRILRAILPPTPVRTFPHLNRQLGAEVWFKLEAWQPTGSFKVRGALARMSRLRPEERACGVVTASAGNHGLAVAFAARLLSGIPVTVFVPETAAPNKVRALEAFGVRLERAGRTYAEAHAAAVAFAQHQGACYLHAYEDPWVVAGQGTIALELMEALPDLDAVLVPVGGGGLISGIARAYQALAPRTRIIGVQTEASPALAASLRDGRLYEDDPAGPTLADGLAGGVGAWAYQLALEGAIHEVLVVREETLLEAIGWLAAEAHLIVEGSGAVGIAALWETGPRWAGQRVAVVLSGSNLEGEILLRGLARYLERRTEDSADRSRAPVGA
- the argF gene encoding ornithine carbamoyltransferase, whose amino-acid sequence is MGSLRHFISLVDWAPEEIEALILDAARMKAEWKAGVRPTPLAGKTLGMIFQKPSLRTRVSFEMAMRHLGGDAIYLSPQEVGLGQRESVADVTRVLSRYVDAIMARVFAHSILEEMARYATVPVINGLSDDEHPCQALGDMLTVYEKKGRLRGLKLAFVGDGNNVATALLYICAMLGMDFAIATPPGYMLKEAVIERGRAFAARSGSRLLFTHDPAEAVREADIIYTDVWASMGQEAEAEVRRQVFPPYQVNASLVARARPDVIVMHCLPAHRGEEITDEVADGPHSVIFDQAENRLHAQKALLVRLLAG